A portion of the Methanolinea sp. genome contains these proteins:
- a CDS encoding nucleotide exchange factor GrpE, translating into MDPSQGEEFIDPDRKKEQDSPDTGEGNPLASDPSPADIADLREKYAALNDRFLRLAADFDNYRKRVEREIHERSTRALAAFATDLLEVADNFERALSADPSSAYEGLEQIHKLFLAVMERHGVVPIRARGKKFDPTEHEAIACVPSSEEEGTVIDEICCGYRMHDRIIRCAKVTVAGKKEGE; encoded by the coding sequence ATGGATCCGTCCCAAGGGGAGGAATTTATTGACCCTGATCGAAAAAAGGAGCAAGACTCTCCCGACACGGGAGAGGGAAACCCCCTTGCGAGCGACCCGTCCCCCGCGGACATCGCGGACCTCAGGGAGAAGTACGCCGCGCTGAACGACCGGTTCCTCCGCCTCGCCGCTGATTTCGACAACTACCGGAAACGGGTGGAACGCGAGATTCACGAGCGGTCGACGCGTGCGCTCGCGGCGTTCGCGACGGATCTCCTCGAGGTCGCGGACAACTTCGAGCGGGCTCTCTCCGCAGACCCTTCGTCCGCGTACGAGGGCCTTGAACAGATCCACAAGCTCTTCCTCGCTGTCATGGAGAGACACGGGGTGGTTCCCATCAGGGCGAGGGGGAAGAAGTTCGATCCCACCGAGCACGAGGCGATCGCGTGCGTTCCGTCCAGCGAGGAGGAAGGGACGGTGATAGACGAGATCTGCTGCGGTTATAGGATGCACGACAGGATCATAAGGTGCGCCAAGGTGACAGTCGCAGGCAAGAAGGAGGGAGAGTGA
- the ilvB gene encoding biosynthetic-type acetolactate synthase large subunit — translation MKTGARILVEGLQREGVETIFGYPGGVVLPIYDELYDSPIRHILVRHEQAAAHAADGFARASGRVGVCLATSGPGACNLVTGIATAYMDSVPIVALTGQVPTSLLGNDAFQESDITGITMPITKHNYLVKRTEDLGHIVREAFFIARTGRPGPVLIDLPKDVSTREVEFEYSDSETVSLRGYQPTYRGHPKQIEKAVDLILEAERPLLYVGGGVISSDASPELVQLAETLGIPVTTTLMGLGAIPCDHPLNLGMLGMHGTRYANYAVTETDLLIAIGVRFDDRVTGKIDTFASQARIIHIDIDPAEIGKNKRVDVPIVGDAKSVLKDMIARVQKKKDYAKWHERIRSWKEKYPMRYRKDGALRPQYVIEELSALMKGEGIIVSEVGQNQMWTAQYYCFKKPRGWITSGGLGTMGYGFPAAMGAHFARPGETVFDVAGDGSFQMNIQELGTVSHYRIPVKVAILNNRFLGMVRQWQELFYDRRYSYTELPPVDFVKIANAYGIDGMRVEDPSEVRPALKAAIETEGPFVLDFRIEREENVFPMVPAGAAINEMIGGPCE, via the coding sequence ATGAAGACCGGAGCCAGGATACTCGTCGAAGGACTACAACGCGAAGGGGTCGAGACCATCTTTGGATATCCCGGCGGTGTAGTACTGCCCATCTACGATGAACTCTACGACTCGCCGATCCGGCACATCCTCGTCCGGCATGAGCAGGCAGCAGCCCATGCCGCCGACGGGTTCGCGAGGGCGAGCGGGAGGGTGGGCGTATGCCTGGCAACCTCCGGCCCGGGAGCCTGTAACCTGGTCACGGGGATCGCGACCGCTTACATGGACTCGGTCCCCATCGTCGCCCTGACCGGGCAGGTTCCCACGAGCCTCCTTGGGAACGACGCGTTCCAGGAATCGGACATCACCGGCATCACGATGCCCATCACGAAACACAACTACCTCGTCAAGAGGACCGAGGACCTCGGCCACATCGTGCGGGAGGCCTTCTTCATCGCGAGGACAGGCCGCCCCGGTCCCGTCCTGATCGACCTGCCCAAGGACGTCAGCACGAGGGAGGTCGAATTCGAGTACTCGGACTCCGAGACCGTCTCGCTCCGGGGCTACCAGCCCACGTACCGGGGGCACCCGAAGCAGATCGAGAAGGCCGTCGATCTCATCCTCGAGGCAGAGAGACCCCTCCTCTACGTGGGCGGGGGCGTCATCTCCTCGGACGCGTCCCCCGAGCTCGTCCAGCTCGCGGAGACGCTCGGTATCCCGGTCACGACGACGCTCATGGGGCTTGGGGCAATCCCGTGCGACCACCCCCTCAACCTCGGGATGCTCGGGATGCACGGGACGCGGTACGCGAATTACGCGGTCACGGAGACCGACCTCCTCATCGCCATCGGCGTCCGGTTCGACGACCGCGTGACGGGAAAGATCGACACGTTCGCGTCCCAGGCGAGGATCATCCACATCGACATCGATCCCGCCGAGATAGGGAAGAACAAGCGCGTCGACGTCCCGATCGTGGGGGACGCGAAGTCCGTCCTCAAGGACATGATCGCCCGCGTCCAGAAGAAGAAAGACTACGCGAAGTGGCACGAGCGGATACGCAGCTGGAAGGAGAAGTACCCGATGCGGTACCGGAAAGACGGTGCCCTCCGCCCGCAGTACGTCATCGAGGAACTCTCGGCTCTCATGAAGGGCGAGGGGATCATCGTGAGCGAGGTGGGACAGAACCAGATGTGGACTGCCCAGTACTACTGCTTCAAGAAACCGAGGGGCTGGATCACGTCGGGAGGCCTCGGGACGATGGGGTACGGGTTCCCCGCCGCGATGGGTGCACACTTCGCGAGGCCGGGGGAGACCGTCTTTGACGTCGCGGGGGACGGCAGCTTCCAGATGAACATCCAGGAGCTCGGGACGGTCTCGCACTACAGGATCCCCGTCAAGGTCGCCATCCTGAACAACAGGTTCCTCGGGATGGTCAGGCAGTGGCAGGAACTCTTCTACGACAGGAGGTACTCCTACACCGAGCTTCCCCCCGTGGATTTCGTCAAGATCGCGAACGCGTACGGCATCGACGGGATGAGGGTCGAAGACCCTTCGGAGGTCCGGCCCGCGCTCAAGGCCGCGATCGAGACGGAGGGTCCATTCGTCCTCGATTTCCGGATCGAACGCGAAGAGAACGTCTTCCCGATGGTCCCCGCCGGGGCCGCCATCAACGAGATGATCGGGGGTCCGTGCGAATGA
- a CDS encoding glycosyltransferase codes for MRVSVVVPAYNEAGTIGRCLASLSRQTIPRTDYELIVVDGGSTDATIAEAEPLADLVFVQTSRRVGGARNDGIQRAKSPIVATTDADCIVSPTWLEVILEDFSRFPDAVQLYGPVDPIEKTFKNHLSLALANTFARVGYSTGTFYYTLGCNTAFRKDAFVRAGMYRCIDAGDDLEIAVRMARQGRIVFDNRMRVGFSMRRYEKFGTLKSLYEWARIVAQGGTSEKYQYTRRNYK; via the coding sequence ATGAGAGTATCCGTCGTCGTCCCCGCGTACAACGAGGCGGGTACAATCGGGCGCTGCCTCGCGTCGCTCTCCCGCCAGACCATCCCAAGGACCGACTACGAGCTGATCGTCGTTGACGGCGGCTCCACGGACGCGACGATCGCGGAGGCAGAGCCCCTCGCGGATCTCGTCTTCGTCCAGACGAGCAGGAGGGTGGGGGGCGCGAGGAACGACGGGATCCAGAGGGCAAAAAGCCCGATCGTCGCGACCACCGACGCAGACTGCATCGTCTCGCCGACGTGGCTCGAGGTCATCCTCGAGGATTTCTCGAGGTTCCCCGACGCCGTCCAGCTCTACGGGCCCGTCGATCCCATCGAGAAGACCTTCAAGAATCACCTCTCGCTCGCCCTCGCGAACACCTTCGCGCGGGTGGGCTACTCCACGGGCACATTCTACTACACCCTCGGCTGCAACACGGCCTTCAGGAAGGACGCGTTCGTCCGTGCCGGGATGTACCGGTGCATCGACGCGGGGGACGACCTCGAGATCGCGGTGCGGATGGCAAGGCAGGGGAGGATCGTGTTCGACAACCGGATGCGCGTCGGGTTTTCCATGCGGAGGTACGAGAAATTCGGGACGCTGAAATCGCTCTACGAGTGGGCGAGGATCGTCGCGCAGGGTGGAACATCGGAAAAGTACCAGTATACCCGGCGCAACTACAAGTGA
- a CDS encoding DUF4013 domain-containing protein, with protein sequence MLGDSLGYAKDGLVGHWKRWILLVISTIIFPLMMGYTMEIWRGKKPAPDPEQWGKLFIDGLKLLVATIIYAIPVFLIILVFGGFALFMALQKAAMSGDPNYFTTHAAELMPLVGGFFVGVIIALIVGFIIGLFSMIGFVRMARTERFGEAFNFGAILDTIRRIGWGSYIIAVIILFIVAGIIGLVLNLIGSIPYVGLILWIVLLPFLIIFEARYICMVYESAGEQQPVTQGSA encoded by the coding sequence ATGTTAGGAGATTCCCTGGGATACGCAAAAGACGGTCTCGTCGGCCACTGGAAGAGGTGGATACTGCTCGTCATATCCACCATCATATTCCCCCTCATGATGGGATACACGATGGAGATATGGAGGGGGAAGAAGCCTGCACCGGACCCCGAGCAATGGGGGAAGCTCTTCATCGATGGCCTCAAACTCCTCGTCGCCACGATCATCTACGCGATTCCTGTCTTCCTGATCATCCTCGTATTCGGCGGATTTGCCCTCTTCATGGCACTCCAGAAGGCGGCGATGTCCGGGGACCCGAATTACTTCACCACGCACGCCGCAGAACTCATGCCGCTCGTTGGCGGATTCTTCGTCGGCGTGATCATCGCACTCATCGTCGGATTCATCATCGGGCTCTTCTCGATGATCGGGTTCGTCCGCATGGCGAGGACCGAGCGCTTTGGAGAGGCGTTTAACTTCGGTGCGATCCTCGACACGATCAGGAGGATAGGGTGGGGCAGCTACATCATCGCGGTCATCATCCTCTTCATCGTCGCGGGGATCATAGGACTGGTCCTGAACCTGATAGGGAGTATCCCCTACGTGGGGCTCATCCTCTGGATCGTCCTGCTGCCGTTCCTCATCATCTTCGAGGCACGCTACATCTGCATGGTCTACGAGAGCGCCGGGGAGCAGCAACCAGTGACCCAGGGCAGTGCCTAA
- a CDS encoding glycosyltransferase family 4 protein: MKVNFYVEDMLFFRYIGCATVARTLCRSLREIPGLEVTWKAFANSADIVHFHTFGPLAALNRRLSRGKKVLTAHSTPRVNMDNIALARAINKRYPQIYRSFDHIITISRPCHEEVTAMVPEMPVTLIPNGIDREFFRRDEEKGQSFREDHGIPPERKVVLTVAQQTPRKGLYDFLSLSRACPDKTFVWIGGFPYGVFSKDYHKIKHQKLRCGRNVIFPGHVNDIIRPYSAADVFFMPSYAETFGLVILEALSCGLPVIARDIPEFRDIYGDSILYFSDTRDVPALLEDESSLERCARGARDFSASFDIRDIARQHVRLYREILE; encoded by the coding sequence CTGAAGGTCAACTTCTACGTCGAAGACATGCTTTTCTTCCGGTACATCGGGTGCGCGACGGTCGCGAGGACTCTCTGCCGCTCGCTCCGGGAGATCCCGGGCCTCGAGGTCACGTGGAAGGCGTTTGCGAACTCCGCGGACATCGTGCACTTCCACACGTTCGGGCCTCTCGCCGCCCTCAATCGGCGTCTCTCGAGGGGGAAAAAGGTCCTGACCGCCCACTCCACGCCGCGGGTCAACATGGACAACATCGCGCTCGCCCGCGCGATAAACAAGAGGTACCCGCAGATATACAGGAGCTTTGACCACATCATCACCATATCCCGTCCCTGCCACGAGGAGGTGACCGCGATGGTCCCCGAGATGCCCGTCACGCTCATCCCGAATGGAATAGACCGCGAGTTCTTCAGGAGGGACGAGGAGAAGGGGCAATCGTTCCGTGAGGACCACGGCATTCCGCCGGAGAGGAAAGTCGTCCTCACGGTCGCGCAGCAGACGCCGAGGAAGGGTCTCTACGACTTTCTCTCCCTCTCGCGCGCGTGTCCCGACAAGACCTTCGTGTGGATAGGCGGTTTTCCCTACGGGGTTTTCTCGAAGGACTACCACAAGATCAAGCACCAGAAGCTCCGCTGCGGGCGCAACGTCATCTTCCCCGGCCACGTCAACGACATCATCAGGCCTTACAGCGCGGCCGACGTCTTCTTCATGCCGTCCTACGCCGAGACATTCGGCCTCGTGATCCTTGAAGCACTCTCGTGCGGCCTTCCCGTCATCGCGAGGGACATCCCCGAGTTCCGCGATATCTACGGGGACAGCATCCTGTACTTCTCCGACACGCGCGATGTGCCCGCCCTCCTCGAGGACGAATCATCGCTCGAGCGCTGCGCCCGCGGCGCGAGGGATTTTTCCGCGAGCTTTGACATCAGGGACATCGCACGGCAGCACGTGCGCCTCTACAGGGAGATCCTCGAATGA
- a CDS encoding DNA polymerase ligase N-terminal domain-containing protein, with translation MREGGGNTDRGGIFVVQEHFARTHHYDFRLERDGVLKSWAVPKGLPEVPGDQRLAVETEDHPLDYAGFEGVIPEGEPGAGEVSLWDTGRYTEISWGEDKIEVVLEGERTRGKYVLVRFRGGKGKDWLLIRPRK, from the coding sequence GTGAGGGAGGGAGGAGGCAACACGGACCGTGGCGGCATCTTCGTCGTCCAGGAGCACTTCGCCCGCACCCACCACTACGATTTCAGGCTCGAGCGTGACGGTGTCCTCAAGTCGTGGGCAGTGCCGAAGGGCCTGCCGGAGGTGCCGGGCGACCAGAGGCTCGCGGTAGAGACAGAGGACCACCCGCTGGATTACGCGGGATTCGAGGGCGTGATCCCGGAGGGGGAGCCGGGGGCAGGGGAGGTCTCCCTCTGGGATACCGGGAGGTACACGGAGATCTCGTGGGGGGAGGACAAGATCGAGGTCGTGCTCGAGGGGGAGAGGACGCGCGGGAAATACGTGCTCGTCCGGTTCAGAGGCGGGAAAGGGAAGGACTGGCTCCTGATCCGCCCCAGAAAATGA
- the purH gene encoding bifunctional phosphoribosylaminoimidazolecarboxamide formyltransferase/IMP cyclohydrolase, giving the protein MQWALLSVWNKEGIVELATHLSRHGVNIMSSGGTGSLLRAAGIPFTEVADYTGFPEMMDGRVKTLHPRIHGGLLGRRGTDDAVMREHGIVPIDLLVVNLYPFGEMAARGLPLEELVEFIDIGGPALIRAAAKNYRDVAVITDPGQYPLVVGALERGGFSPDERLALAKAAFARTAAYDAAISNYLHALGKDFPDVLTLQFTNGRTLRYGENPHQKGAVYGAAGLAGQEPLQGKQMSYNNYLDLHAAAGVAREFSEPAAVIVKHNNPCGAATADSLLDAYVLARESDPVSAYGSVVALNGEVDGPLAEEITRTFVEVVAAPSFSEDALEILRKKENLRVIPLSAPCPSREVRSIDGGILVQETPPYREEWRVVTDRDATPKELRAMRFAWKVCTHVKSNAIVFADTRRTLGIGAGQMSRVDAAKIAVEKSRFSLAGSAVASDAFLPFPDTLEIAAAAGATAIVQPGGSIRDTEVIEAANRLGMAMVFTGIRHFRH; this is encoded by the coding sequence ATGCAGTGGGCACTCCTCTCCGTGTGGAACAAGGAAGGAATCGTGGAACTCGCCACCCACCTTTCGCGCCACGGCGTGAACATCATGTCATCGGGCGGGACCGGGTCCCTCCTCAGGGCCGCCGGCATCCCCTTCACGGAGGTCGCGGACTACACGGGTTTCCCCGAGATGATGGACGGGAGGGTAAAGACCCTCCACCCGAGGATCCACGGCGGACTCCTCGGCAGGCGCGGTACCGACGACGCCGTGATGCGCGAACACGGGATAGTCCCCATCGACCTCCTCGTCGTCAACCTCTACCCCTTCGGGGAGATGGCCGCGCGGGGTCTCCCCCTCGAGGAGCTCGTGGAATTCATCGACATCGGGGGGCCGGCGCTCATCAGGGCGGCAGCGAAGAACTACCGCGACGTTGCCGTCATCACCGATCCCGGCCAGTACCCCCTCGTGGTCGGGGCGCTTGAGAGGGGAGGGTTCTCCCCCGACGAGAGGCTCGCACTCGCGAAGGCCGCCTTCGCGAGGACCGCCGCGTACGATGCAGCCATCAGCAATTACCTCCACGCGCTCGGGAAGGATTTCCCCGACGTTCTCACGCTCCAGTTCACCAACGGCCGGACCCTCAGGTACGGGGAGAATCCGCACCAGAAGGGCGCGGTGTACGGCGCGGCGGGGCTCGCCGGGCAGGAGCCCCTCCAGGGGAAGCAGATGTCCTACAACAATTACCTCGACCTCCATGCCGCCGCGGGAGTCGCGAGGGAATTCTCCGAGCCCGCGGCCGTGATCGTGAAGCACAACAATCCCTGCGGTGCCGCGACGGCGGACTCCCTGCTCGATGCGTACGTCCTCGCCCGGGAGAGCGACCCGGTCTCCGCGTACGGGTCCGTGGTCGCGCTCAACGGGGAGGTGGACGGCCCCCTCGCCGAGGAGATCACGCGCACGTTCGTCGAGGTCGTTGCCGCGCCCTCTTTCTCGGAGGATGCCCTGGAAATCCTCCGGAAGAAGGAGAACCTCAGGGTGATACCCCTGTCCGCGCCCTGCCCTTCCCGCGAGGTGAGGTCCATAGACGGGGGGATCCTCGTCCAGGAGACCCCTCCCTACAGGGAGGAGTGGCGGGTGGTGACAGACCGCGATGCCACGCCCAAGGAGCTCCGGGCGATGCGGTTTGCATGGAAGGTGTGTACCCACGTAAAAAGCAACGCGATCGTCTTCGCAGACACCCGCAGGACCCTCGGGATAGGGGCAGGGCAGATGAGCAGGGTGGATGCCGCGAAGATCGCCGTCGAGAAGTCACGCTTCTCCCTCGCAGGTTCCGCCGTCGCGTCCGACGCGTTCCTGCCCTTCCCCGACACCCTCGAGATCGCCGCCGCGGCAGGCGCGACCGCCATCGTCCAGCCCGGCGGGTCCATCCGCGACACGGAGGTCATCGAGGCTGCAAACAGGCTCGGAATGGCGATGGTTTTCACCGGTATCCGGCATTTCAGGCACTAG
- a CDS encoding Ltp family lipoprotein yields MKNQEGNISGRKNIRYYKIITFIKQYQYVQFMKKLMNYFIVLLITIVIIGSAGCVNNSSNPSSSVSTSKNQFSKQVSETNEKFGKITLGEKNAARKALEYLKVMPFSREGLIKQLEFEGFTHQEAVFGVDQSGVDWNEQAARKAKEYLKLMAFSREGLIKQLEFEGFTHQEAVFGVDQSGADWNEQAARKAKEYLKLMAFSREGLIKQLEFEGFTHQQAIFGVQSVGY; encoded by the coding sequence GTGAAAAATCAGGAGGGAAATATATCAGGAAGGAAAAATATACGATATTATAAAATCATAACCTTTATAAAACAATATCAATATGTTCAGTTTATGAAAAAACTGATGAATTATTTTATTGTTCTATTAATAACCATTGTAATTATTGGAAGTGCTGGATGTGTAAATAATTCATCAAATCCATCTTCTTCAGTATCAACATCAAAAAATCAGTTTTCAAAGCAAGTATCTGAAACCAATGAAAAATTTGGTAAAATTACACTGGGAGAAAAGAATGCAGCAAGAAAGGCATTAGAATATCTTAAAGTCATGCCTTTTTCAAGAGAAGGATTAATCAAACAACTTGAATTTGAAGGATTTACTCATCAAGAAGCTGTGTTTGGTGTCGATCAATCTGGTGTTGACTGGAATGAACAAGCAGCCAGAAAAGCGAAAGAATATTTAAAATTAATGGCGTTTTCAAGAGAAGGATTAATCAAACAACTTGAATTTGAAGGATTTACTCATCAAGAAGCTGTGTTTGGTGTCGATCAATCTGGTGCTGACTGGAATGAACAAGCAGCCAGAAAAGCGAAAGAATATTTAAAATTAATGGCGTTTTCAAGAGAAGGATTAATCAAACAACTTGAATTTGAAGGATTCACTCATCAGCAAGCAATATTTGGTGTTCAATCTGTTGGATATTAA
- a CDS encoding 2-isopropylmalate synthase, with protein MVLFTGKIRFFDTTLRDGEQTPGVSLNPEQKLEIATLLSDIGVDVIEAGSVAASEGERKALRLISDAGLDAEISTYVRAVKQDIDYAADFGADSVHLVVPVSDLHITKKMRKSREEILEMAFEAVTYAKDRGLVVELSGEDASRADPAFVREVYAGGIERGAERLCFCDTVGLLTPERVREVIPGLCLAPLSIHCHDDLGMAMANTVAALRAGANCAHVTVNGLGERAGNTPLEELVMALEVLYDYRTGIKTENLYHLSSIVSRMTGVPLPTNKAIVGEMAFTHESGVHAHGVLREPSTYEPVPPEMVGRKRRILLGKHSGSAAVEAALAEMDLHPNEAQLKEILKRIKELGDQGMRITDNDLIAIAEAVMAIECKPVLELKQFTVVSGSHVIPTASVTLLVKGEEVTGASTGNGPVDATMQALRKSVAAVGDIRLEEYRVDAIHGGTDALVDVTVRLSKDGKIITSRGARTDIIMASVEAVIAGMNRLLRREE; from the coding sequence ATTGTTTTATTCACCGGGAAGATCCGGTTCTTTGATACCACCCTCCGGGACGGCGAGCAGACCCCCGGTGTCTCCCTGAATCCAGAACAGAAACTCGAGATCGCGACGCTCCTTTCTGACATCGGTGTCGACGTCATAGAAGCGGGTTCTGTCGCGGCATCCGAAGGTGAGAGGAAAGCCCTCCGGCTCATCTCGGACGCGGGACTCGATGCCGAGATCAGCACGTACGTCAGGGCCGTGAAACAGGACATCGATTACGCGGCCGATTTCGGGGCAGACTCCGTTCACCTCGTCGTTCCCGTGAGCGACCTGCACATCACGAAGAAGATGCGCAAGTCAAGGGAAGAGATCCTCGAGATGGCGTTTGAGGCCGTCACGTACGCGAAGGACCGCGGGCTCGTCGTGGAGCTCTCGGGGGAGGACGCGTCCCGTGCCGACCCGGCCTTCGTCCGGGAGGTTTACGCGGGGGGAATCGAGCGCGGTGCGGAGCGGCTCTGCTTCTGCGACACCGTGGGTCTCCTCACGCCGGAGCGCGTGCGCGAGGTGATCCCGGGTCTCTGCCTCGCCCCCCTCTCCATCCACTGCCACGACGACCTCGGGATGGCAATGGCAAACACCGTCGCGGCCCTCCGTGCCGGGGCGAACTGTGCCCACGTGACCGTCAACGGCCTCGGGGAGAGGGCGGGGAACACGCCGCTCGAGGAGCTCGTCATGGCACTCGAGGTCCTCTACGACTACCGGACCGGGATCAAGACCGAGAACCTGTACCACCTCTCCTCGATCGTCTCCCGCATGACCGGCGTCCCCCTGCCGACGAACAAGGCAATCGTGGGAGAGATGGCATTCACCCACGAAAGCGGCGTCCACGCCCACGGTGTCCTGCGCGAACCGAGCACCTACGAGCCGGTTCCCCCGGAGATGGTGGGGAGGAAACGCCGCATCCTCCTCGGGAAACATTCCGGGTCGGCCGCGGTCGAGGCTGCACTCGCCGAGATGGATCTCCACCCGAACGAGGCCCAGCTCAAGGAGATCCTCAAGCGGATAAAGGAACTCGGCGACCAGGGGATGCGCATCACCGACAACGACCTCATCGCGATCGCGGAGGCCGTGATGGCGATCGAGTGCAAGCCCGTGCTCGAGCTGAAGCAGTTCACCGTCGTGAGCGGGAGCCACGTCATCCCCACGGCTTCCGTCACCCTGCTCGTGAAGGGCGAGGAAGTGACGGGGGCTTCGACCGGGAACGGACCCGTGGACGCGACGATGCAGGCACTCCGGAAGTCGGTCGCGGCCGTGGGGGACATACGCCTCGAGGAATACCGCGTGGACGCGATACACGGGGGAACGGACGCTCTCGTGGACGTGACGGTAAGATTAAGTAAAGACGGAAAGATAATTACGTCTCGCGGCGCCCGCACGGATATCATCATGGCAAGCGTGGAAGCGGTGATCGCCGGCATGAACAGACTCTTAAGGAGAGAAGAATGA
- the ilvN gene encoding acetolactate synthase small subunit, which yields MKPHTLSVLVENKPGVLSRVTGLFSRRGFNIESLAVGVCEEPGTSRITIVCIGDDAQIEQVMKQLNKLIDVIKVSDLTENDRVERELALIKVNAEPGSSRAEIMQLASIFRAQIIDVGAKTLVLSVAGETKKIDALEKLLRQYGVKELVRTGTIAILRGSKTVKSAK from the coding sequence ATGAAACCGCACACGCTGAGCGTCCTCGTCGAGAACAAGCCCGGCGTCCTCTCGCGGGTCACCGGGCTCTTCTCCCGCCGCGGTTTCAACATCGAGAGCCTCGCCGTGGGGGTGTGCGAGGAGCCCGGGACGAGCCGGATCACCATCGTCTGCATCGGGGACGACGCCCAGATCGAGCAGGTGATGAAGCAGCTGAACAAGCTAATCGACGTGATCAAGGTCTCAGACCTGACAGAGAACGACCGGGTGGAGAGGGAGCTTGCCCTCATCAAGGTGAACGCGGAGCCCGGGAGCAGCCGTGCCGAGATCATGCAGCTCGCGAGCATCTTCCGCGCCCAGATCATCGACGTCGGGGCAAAGACACTGGTCCTCTCCGTGGCAGGGGAGACGAAGAAGATCGACGCGCTCGAAAAGCTCCTCCGCCAGTACGGCGTGAAGGAGCTCGTCCGGACAGGGACGATTGCGATTCTCCGCGGCTCAAAGACCGTCAAGAGCGCGAAGTGA
- a CDS encoding FAD-dependent oxidoreductase: MRTLILGGGLTGITLARLLHERGHDVLVLEGEERIGGLCRSRSARGFTFDTGGSHVIFSRDSEVLGFMKRVLGENREERRRNTKVYYKGILVKYPFENGLGDLPPEDRFFCLNEYIKAYVKREKGETGVPANFREWIYATFGKGIAELYLVPYNEKIWNFPTERMSAHWVEGRIPMPPVEDVIKSALGIETEGYTHQLVFTYPATGGIEALVRGLAAGLEGKVLTGFRVESLRRAGNTWEAGDGRRTVRGDRVISTIPLPELVKCLDGVPPEVSAAAKRLKYNSVACIQIGLRGTVPPLSWVYVPDRHLSPANRISFPSNYSRHVAPEGHSSILAEVTYNEGDGISAMTDGDLAAVVIDSLERMGFLAADRVVYTAVDRQKYAYVVYDLEYLGNIRVLREFFAEQGIALAGRFSRFEYLNMDGCIRQAMELLEGWT; the protein is encoded by the coding sequence GTGCGCACACTCATCCTCGGCGGCGGCCTCACGGGAATCACGCTCGCACGCCTGTTGCACGAGCGCGGCCACGATGTCCTCGTACTCGAGGGGGAGGAGAGGATCGGGGGCCTCTGCCGGTCGCGGTCTGCCCGAGGTTTCACCTTCGACACCGGCGGATCGCACGTCATATTCTCCCGGGACAGCGAAGTCCTCGGGTTCATGAAGAGAGTCCTCGGCGAGAACAGGGAGGAACGGCGGAGGAACACGAAGGTTTACTACAAGGGCATCCTCGTGAAGTACCCGTTCGAGAACGGTCTCGGAGACCTCCCCCCGGAGGACCGCTTCTTCTGCCTCAACGAGTACATCAAGGCGTACGTGAAGAGGGAGAAGGGAGAGACCGGGGTCCCGGCCAACTTCCGCGAGTGGATTTATGCGACCTTCGGGAAGGGGATCGCGGAACTCTACCTCGTCCCCTACAACGAGAAGATCTGGAATTTCCCCACCGAGCGGATGTCTGCCCACTGGGTCGAGGGGAGGATCCCGATGCCACCCGTCGAGGACGTCATAAAGTCCGCCCTCGGGATCGAGACGGAAGGGTACACCCACCAGCTGGTCTTCACCTATCCCGCGACCGGGGGCATCGAGGCACTCGTGAGGGGCCTCGCGGCGGGACTCGAGGGAAAGGTACTCACGGGTTTCCGTGTAGAGTCTCTCCGGCGCGCGGGCAATACGTGGGAGGCGGGAGACGGGAGGAGGACCGTGAGGGGCGACCGGGTCATCAGCACGATTCCCCTCCCCGAGCTTGTGAAATGCCTCGACGGCGTCCCGCCGGAGGTCTCCGCCGCCGCGAAACGCCTCAAGTACAACTCTGTCGCGTGCATCCAGATCGGGCTTCGGGGGACGGTCCCGCCGCTCTCGTGGGTCTACGTCCCCGACAGGCATCTCTCGCCCGCAAACCGCATCTCCTTCCCCTCGAACTACAGCAGGCACGTCGCCCCCGAGGGCCACTCGTCGATCCTCGCCGAGGTCACGTACAACGAGGGGGACGGGATATCGGCGATGACCGACGGCGACCTCGCCGCCGTGGTGATCGATTCGCTGGAGAGGATGGGGTTCCTCGCTGCGGATAGAGTCGTTTACACCGCTGTCGACAGGCAGAAATACGCGTACGTCGTGTACGACCTCGAGTACCTAGGGAACATCCGGGTCCTGAGGGAATTCTTCGCGGAGCAGGGCATCGCACTCGCGGGGAGGTTCTCGCGGTTCGAGTACCTGAACATGGACGGCTGTATCCGGCAGGCCATGGAGTTGCTGGAGGGATGGACCTGA